One genomic segment of Mycolicibacterium chubuense NBB4 includes these proteins:
- the rplV gene encoding 50S ribosomal protein L22, translating into MTTAIEYPSASAKARYVRVSATKARRVIDLVRGKSVEEALDILRWAPQSASEPVAKVIASAAANAQNNEGLDPATLVVATVYADEGPTAKRIRPRAQGRAYRIRKRTSHITVIVESRPSRSDRGGRQGSASSSRARRAQASKAAAKKAAPAKKAAAADVKEGSE; encoded by the coding sequence ATGACTACAGCGATTGAGTATCCGTCCGCGTCCGCGAAGGCGCGCTACGTGCGCGTCTCGGCCACCAAGGCCCGCCGCGTCATCGACCTGGTCCGCGGCAAGAGCGTCGAGGAGGCCCTCGACATCCTGCGGTGGGCGCCGCAGTCGGCCAGCGAGCCGGTCGCCAAGGTGATCGCCAGCGCCGCGGCCAACGCGCAGAACAACGAGGGGCTCGACCCGGCCACGCTGGTCGTCGCGACGGTCTACGCCGACGAGGGCCCCACCGCCAAGCGCATCCGGCCGCGCGCGCAGGGCCGCGCCTACCGGATCCGCAAGCGCACCAGCCACATCACCGTGATCGTCGAGAGCCGACCGAGCCGGTCCGACCGCGGGGGCCGGCAGGGCTCCGCGTCGTCCTCGCGCGCGCGTCGCGCCCAGGCCAGTAAAGCCGCCGCGAAGAAGGCGGCACCCGCGAAGAAGGCTGCTGCAGCCGATGTGAAGGAGGGCTCGGAGTAG
- the rpsC gene encoding 30S ribosomal protein S3 produces MGQKINPHGFRLGITTDWKSRWYADKQYADYIKEDVAIRKLLATGLERAGIADVEIERTRDRVRVDIHTARPGIVIGRRGTEADRIRADLEKLTKKQVQLNILEVKNPESQAQLVAQGVAEQLSNRVAFRRAMRKAIQSAMRQPNVKGIRVQCSGRLGGAEMSRSEFYREGRVPLHTLRADIDYGLYEAKTTFGRIGVKVWIYKGDIVGGKRELAAAAPASDRPRRERPSGTRPRRSGASGTTATSTDAGRAASESPAEAPAIAEATQGTEAAAGTSAETTENSGS; encoded by the coding sequence GTGGGCCAGAAAATCAACCCGCACGGCTTCCGGCTCGGCATCACCACCGACTGGAAGTCGCGGTGGTACGCCGACAAGCAGTACGCCGACTACATCAAGGAAGATGTGGCCATCCGCAAGCTGCTGGCCACCGGCCTGGAGCGGGCCGGCATCGCCGACGTGGAGATCGAGCGCACGCGTGACCGCGTTCGCGTGGACATCCACACCGCCCGTCCCGGCATCGTGATCGGCCGCCGCGGCACCGAGGCCGACCGTATCCGCGCCGACCTGGAGAAGCTGACCAAGAAGCAGGTCCAGCTCAACATCCTCGAGGTGAAGAACCCCGAGAGCCAGGCACAGCTGGTGGCCCAGGGCGTGGCCGAGCAGCTCAGCAACCGTGTGGCGTTCCGCCGCGCGATGCGCAAGGCGATCCAGTCGGCGATGCGCCAGCCCAACGTCAAGGGCATCCGGGTGCAGTGCTCGGGGCGCCTCGGCGGCGCCGAGATGAGCCGCTCGGAGTTCTACCGCGAGGGTCGCGTTCCGCTGCACACGCTGCGTGCGGACATCGACTACGGCCTCTACGAGGCGAAGACCACCTTCGGCCGCATCGGTGTGAAGGTGTGGATCTACAAGGGCGACATCGTCGGTGGCAAGCGTGAGCTGGCCGCCGCCGCACCCGCGTCGGACCGGCCGCGTCGCGAGCGTCCGTCGGGCACCCGGCCGCGCCGCAGCGGGGCATCGGGCACCACGGCGACGAGTACCGACGCCGGTCGCGCCGCCAGCGAGAGCCCAGCAGAAGCGCCCGCGATCGCCGAGGCGACCCAGGGCACCGAGGCCGCAGCGGGCACTTCGGCTGAGACGACAGAGAATTCCGGGAGCTAG
- the rplP gene encoding 50S ribosomal protein L16, with amino-acid sequence MLIPRKVKHRKQHHPRQRGVASGGTSVSFGDYGIQALEHAYITNRQIESARIAINRHIKRGGKVWINIFPDRPLTKKPAETRMGSGKGSPEWWVANVKPGRVLFELSYPNEEIARAALTRAIHKLPIKARIVTREEQF; translated from the coding sequence ATGTTGATTCCCCGCAAGGTCAAGCACCGCAAGCAGCACCACCCGCGGCAGCGCGGCGTCGCCAGCGGCGGCACGTCGGTCAGCTTCGGTGACTACGGCATCCAGGCCCTGGAGCACGCCTACATCACCAACCGGCAGATCGAGTCCGCTCGTATCGCCATCAACCGGCACATCAAGCGTGGCGGCAAGGTGTGGATCAACATCTTCCCGGACCGCCCGCTGACCAAGAAGCCCGCCGAGACCCGCATGGGTTCGGGTAAGGGTTCGCCGGAATGGTGGGTCGCCAACGTCAAGCCCGGACGCGTGCTGTTCGAGCTGAGTTACCCCAATGAGGAGATCGCCCGCGCCGCCCTGACGCGTGCGATCCACAAGCTGCCGATCAAGGCACGCATCGTCACCAGAGAGGAGCAGTTCTGA
- the rpmC gene encoding 50S ribosomal protein L29 produces MAVGTTPGELRELTDEELTDKLRESKEELFNLRFQMATGQLANNRRLRVVRQEIARVYTVLRERELGLAAGPGGEDS; encoded by the coding sequence ATGGCAGTCGGAACAACGCCAGGCGAACTGCGCGAGCTCACCGACGAGGAACTGACCGACAAGCTGCGCGAGTCGAAGGAAGAGCTGTTCAACCTGCGCTTCCAGATGGCCACCGGGCAGCTTGCCAACAACCGCCGGCTCCGTGTGGTCCGGCAGGAGATCGCGCGCGTGTACACCGTGCTGCGCGAACGTGAGTTGGGTCTGGCCGCCGGACCCGGAGGTGAGGATTCGTAA
- the rpsQ gene encoding 30S ribosomal protein S17, with product MADTQAGQKGQKHTPRTEKPRGRRKTAIGYVVSDKMQKTIVVELESRKSHPLYGKIIRTTTKVKAHDENSEAGVGDRVSLMETRPLSATKRWRLVEVLEKAK from the coding sequence ATGGCAGACACCCAGGCCGGCCAGAAGGGCCAGAAGCACACCCCGCGCACCGAGAAGCCGCGCGGCCGTCGTAAGACGGCGATCGGCTACGTCGTGTCGGACAAGATGCAGAAGACCATCGTGGTCGAGCTCGAGTCCCGCAAGAGCCACCCGTTGTACGGCAAGATCATTCGCACCACGACGAAGGTCAAGGCGCACGACGAGAACTCCGAGGCCGGTGTCGGCGACCGCGTGTCGCTGATGGAGACCCGCCCGTTGTCGGCGACCAAGCGCTGGCGGCTGGTCGAGGTTCTCGAGAAGGCCAAGTAG